The following proteins come from a genomic window of Lolium rigidum isolate FL_2022 chromosome 5, APGP_CSIRO_Lrig_0.1, whole genome shotgun sequence:
- the LOC124655637 gene encoding G-type lectin S-receptor-like serine/threonine-protein kinase At5g35370, which translates to MLHSANVAAVPTKPAVTAVIAAMIDAQNAAMIALPLMAVAVGVHHLVAAGAVVAGAVARHRGWMSRVKSATAKVTTPRTAGHDRVNTAEWASVKIADFGLAKLLSPEQSGLFTTMRGTRGYLAPEWLTNAPVSDKADVYSFGMVLLEIVRGAKNSKLLLQADHDDTASTSAVSSSASSEGHGSYFPAVALEAHEEGGRRYAELVDARLEGRASATEVARVVRVALCCLHEDASLRPAMTAVAAMLDGSMEVCQPRTEQLAYLRMYGRGIVGAGSKWKGSDITTGGASSSWSPPSCVSAQQLSAPR; encoded by the exons ATGCTGCACAGCGccaacgtcgccgccgtcccAACCAAACCCGCGGTGACCGCGGTGATCGCCGCGATGATCGACGCCCAGAACGCCGCGATGATCGCGCTCCCTCTTATGGCCGTGGCGGTGGGCGTGCACCACCTGGTGGCGGCCGGGGCCGTGGTCGCGGGCGCCGTCGCACGACACCGTGGGTGGATGTCACGTGTCAAATCTGCAACCGCGAAGGTCACAACGCCAAGGACTGCTG GACATGACAGGGTCAACACGGCCGAGTGGGCAAG TGTCAAGATCGCCGACTTCGGGCTGGCGAAGCTTCTCAGCCCGGAGCAGTCGGGGCTGTTCACGACGATGCGCGGCACGCGCGGGTACCTGGCGCCGGAGTGGCTCACCAACGCGCCCGTGTCCGACAAGGCCGACGTCTACAGCTTCGGCATGGTGCTGCTCGAGATCGTGCGCGGCGCCAAGAACTCCAAGCTGCTGCTACAGGCCGACCACGACGACACCGCCAGCACCTCCGCCGTCTCCAGCAGCGCCTCGTCGGAGGGCCACGGCAGCTACTTCCCGGCGGTGGCGCTGGAGGCGCACGAGGAAGGCGGCCGGCGGTACGCGGAGCTGGTGGACGCGAGGCTGGAGGGACGCGCGAGCGCGACGGAGGTGGCGCGGGTGGTGAGGGTCGCGTTGTGCTGCCTACACGAGGACGCGTCGCTGCGGCCGGCCATGACGGCGGTGGCCGCCATGCTCGACGGCAGCATGGAGGTGTGCCAGCCCCGGACGGAGCAGCTCGCCTACCTCAGGATGTACGGCCGAGGCATCGTCGGCGCTGGCAGCAAGTGGAAGGGCTCGGATATCACCACCGGcggcgccagcagcagctggtcGCCGCCGTCGTGCGTGTCCGCGCAGCAGCTCTCCGCTCCCAGATAG